ACGGCAGCAGGTTGTCCCGCGGCGGCCGCGGCACCTGGTAGAAGCCGAGCAGCCGCTGCGAACCGTGCGCCAGGACGTGGTGCAGCTCGCCGAGGTTGGCCGCCTTGGTGCCGTAGCGGTGCCGGTCGGACGCGCGCAGCCGGGTGAGGTTCACGATCGGGCTGTGGCCGGCCTCCGGCTCCTCCAGGGTGACGCGCTGGGCGTACCAGGCCGGCGGCGCCGCTTCGGCGGGTGCCGCCACCTCGGTCAGGGAGATCGACGACGCCTGGGTGTCCACTGTGTACTCGACCCACTTGCCGTCGAGCCCGCGGCGCTCGATCTCGGCCAAGGCGCCGAGCTGGACGGCGTTCGGGATCTGCCAGCCGGTGGCGAGGACGTTGGTGTGCGACAACGGCGTCGTGTGCCGAGCGTTGACGATGCCCGACAGGCGCGGGATGTCGTCGGGCACGCGGTCCATCACGATGATGTCGGTCCAGGCCGGCGTCGCGGCCCGGTACTCGGCCTCGGTGCGGAACGCGCGCAGCCGTCCGGTGACCGTGCCCGGGTTCAGCGCCACGAACGGCGCCGTGGAGAACAGCTCGTGCGCGAAGACGCGGGGCAGCTCGCTCGCCGGGATCGCCCGGACGAGCCGCTCCTGCAGCTGGTTGGCCGGCTTGAACAGCAGCGGCAGCGCCGGGTCGACGTACTGCGCGACGAAGGCGTGGAACTCGCGGATCAGCGCGGCCGGCATCGTGTCGACCTCGACCGTCTCCAGCGAAAGCAGCTGCGGGTGCAGCGCGAGAATGCCGAGCAGGAACCGCCGGTCCGGCGCGTGGTAGAAGGCCTCGTTGTACGAATCGATCTCGGCGCGCACCCGTTCTCCGGGCACGCCGAGGATCTCCTCGCCGATATAGATCGCGTGAAAGGAATGGTGCGCGTCGTTCAGGAAGTGGATGACAGAATTCTCGCGGTCCACCACGATCTTGACGAAGGAATAGCCGCCGAGGGTGCCGCCCAGCTGGTGGAGGGCGGACAGGGAAAGACGCTCGCCCACCAGGGCGGCGACGGACTCGGGACTGGGGGCGACCACATCGGTCAGGGACACCGGTTCTCCTCGCTCGGAACAGCGAGGAGGAACGATAACAGGCCGGTAAATCACCCAGTACCGGGCAATTGGCCCGTTCACTGGCACATTCGGCGGAATCCATGACCGCCACCACACCCGCTCGGAGCACCGTTCCAGCGCGCTGGAACGGTGCTCCCGGAATGCGGACGTCTTGTTCGGCCGTTCGGGCGGAGCAAGCGCCCGGGGTGATCTGCGCTACAGTTTCGCGGCTTCCGCGGCCAGTTTTTCGATTGCGGCGAAATCACCCGCCGCCACCGCGGATTTCGGCGTCAGCCAGGAGCCGCCGATGCAGCCGACGTTCGGCAGCGCCAGGTACGACGGCGCCGAAGCCACCGTGATCCCGCCGGTCGGGCAGAACTTGAGGGAAGGCAACGGACCCGCGATCGACTTCAGGTACGCGACCCCGCCGCCGGCCTCCGCCGGGAAGAACTTCAACGCCGACAGCCCGCGCTCGGCCAGCCGCATCGCCTCGGACACCGTGCTCGCGCCGGGCAGGAACGGCAGCCCGGACTCGAAGCACGCGTCGACGACCGCGTCCGTGCAGCCCGGCGTGACGAGGAACTTCGCGCCCGCGTCGGCCGCCTGCTTCGCCTGGTCCGGCGAGGTGACGGTGCCGGCGCCGATGACGATGTCCGGCACCTCGGCGGCGACGCGCTCGATCGCCGACAGGGCCGCCGGGGTGCGCAAGGTCAGCTCGATGACC
This window of the Amycolatopsis balhimycina FH 1894 genome carries:
- a CDS encoding PEP/pyruvate-binding domain-containing protein, which translates into the protein MSLTDVVAPSPESVAALVGERLSLSALHQLGGTLGGYSFVKIVVDRENSVIHFLNDAHHSFHAIYIGEEILGVPGERVRAEIDSYNEAFYHAPDRRFLLGILALHPQLLSLETVEVDTMPAALIREFHAFVAQYVDPALPLLFKPANQLQERLVRAIPASELPRVFAHELFSTAPFVALNPGTVTGRLRAFRTEAEYRAATPAWTDIIVMDRVPDDIPRLSGIVNARHTTPLSHTNVLATGWQIPNAVQLGALAEIERRGLDGKWVEYTVDTQASSISLTEVAAPAEAAPPAWYAQRVTLEEPEAGHSPIVNLTRLRASDRHRYGTKAANLGELHHVLAHGSQRLLGFYQVPRPPRDNLLPYLARLLDVAPEADLAAAARRLLDEHIRVPRGVALPFSLQRRFLESSPRIQQAIGKLKMALELDGREIEPLCVELQGLIRSARLPGALAGEIDSALVSQLAGVRAFVVRSSSNAEDLAGFSAAGIYESLNHVTTAERIFAGVKEVWASLVSVRSVRLRHQAGISLDECFMGVVIQEQVPADFGGVLVTTNPMNRADFRSVYVNVSPEVTDVVDGSALPMQYLYSTVEGGGRTVSLGDAAADLDERAHEQLQRLAVAGRLLQGHFSPDYTFGSPVDVEWLADRDHVHIVQLRPYSA
- the eda gene encoding bifunctional 4-hydroxy-2-oxoglutarate aldolase/2-dehydro-3-deoxy-phosphogluconate aldolase, whose amino-acid sequence is MTTGQDLLELSPVMPVVVIDDAADAVPTARALLAGGIGVIELTLRTPAALSAIERVAAEVPDIVIGAGTVTSPDQAKQAADAGAKFLVTPGCTDAVVDACFESGLPFLPGASTVSEAMRLAERGLSALKFFPAEAGGGVAYLKSIAGPLPSLKFCPTGGITVASAPSYLALPNVGCIGGSWLTPKSAVAAGDFAAIEKLAAEAAKL